The proteins below are encoded in one region of Takifugu rubripes chromosome 1, fTakRub1.2, whole genome shotgun sequence:
- the cdk5r1b gene encoding cyclin-dependent kinase 5 activator 1b isoform X1, with protein sequence MGTVLSLSPSYQKAALYEDGPATVGHYTAVQNSKNAKEKNLKRHSLINVLPWKRIVAVSAKKKGSKKVQPNANYQNNITQLNNENLKKSQSCANLSSFTQDQSTPALTKSSNTNTSSVKKAPLANSNVVPGTPKRVIVQASTSELLRCLGEFLCRRCYRLKHLSPTDPVLWLRSVDRSLLLQGWQDQGFITPANVVFVYMLCRDVVSSEVATEHELQAVLLTCLYLSYSYMGNEISYPLKPFLVESSKETFWDRCLSIINLMSTKMLQINSDPHYFTQVFADLKNESQKEEERSRLLIGLDRRVRAIA encoded by the exons ATGGGAACCgtgctgtctctgtctcctaGCTACCAGAAGGCGGCTCTCTACGAGGATGGACCGGCCACCGTGGGCCACTACACGGCCGTCCAGAACAGCAAGAACGCCAAAGAGAAGAACCTGAAGCGCCACTCGCTCATCAATGTGCTGCCCTGGAAGCGGATTGTGGCCGTTTCGGCCAAAAAGAAAGGTTCTAAAAAGGTTCAGCCCAACGCCAACTACCAGAACAACATCACTCAGCTGAACAACGAGAACCTGAAGAAGTCGCAGTCGTGCGCTAACCTGTCCAGCTTCACCCAGGATCAGAGCACTCCGGCTCTCACCAAGAGCTCCAACACCAACACCTCGTCCGTAAAGAAGGCGCCTCTGGCCAACTCCAACGTGGTCCCTGGGACCCCCAAGAGGGTGATCGTCCAGGCCTCCACCAGCGAGCTCCTGCGCTGCCTCGGGGAGTTCCTGTGCCGGCGCTGCTACCGGCTCAAGCACTTGTCCCCGACTGACCCGGTGCTGTGGCTGCGCAGCGTGGATCGCTCCCTGCTTTTGCAAGGGTGGCAGGACCAGGGGTTCATCACCCCGGCTAACGTGGTGTTCGTCTACATGCTGTGCCGCGACGTGGTCTCCTCCGAGGTGGCGACGGAGCACGAGCTGCAGGCCGTGCTTCTCACCTGCCTCTATCTGTCCTACTCGTACATGGGCAACGAGATCTCCTACCCGCTGAAGCCGTTCTTAGTGGAGAGCTCCAAGGAGACCTTCTGGGACCGCTGCCTGTCCATCATCAACCTGATGAGCACAAAGATGCTCCAGATCAACTCCGACCCGCACTACTTCACTCAGGTGTTTGCCGACCTGAAGAACGAGagccagaaggaggaggagaggagccgcCTGCTTATTGGGCTGGACCG gagggTGAGGGCCATCGCCTGA
- the cdk5r1b gene encoding cyclin-dependent kinase 5 activator 1b isoform X2, which translates to MGTVLSLSPSYQKAALYEDGPATVGHYTAVQNSKNAKEKNLKRHSLINVLPWKRIVAVSAKKKGSKKVQPNANYQNNITQLNNENLKKSQSCANLSSFTQDQSTPALTKSSNTNTSSVKKAPLANSNVVPGTPKRVIVQASTSELLRCLGEFLCRRCYRLKHLSPTDPVLWLRSVDRSLLLQGWQDQGFITPANVVFVYMLCRDVVSSEVATEHELQAVLLTCLYLSYSYMGNEISYPLKPFLVESSKETFWDRCLSIINLMSTKMLQINSDPHYFTQVFADLKNESQKEEERSRLLIGLDR; encoded by the coding sequence ATGGGAACCgtgctgtctctgtctcctaGCTACCAGAAGGCGGCTCTCTACGAGGATGGACCGGCCACCGTGGGCCACTACACGGCCGTCCAGAACAGCAAGAACGCCAAAGAGAAGAACCTGAAGCGCCACTCGCTCATCAATGTGCTGCCCTGGAAGCGGATTGTGGCCGTTTCGGCCAAAAAGAAAGGTTCTAAAAAGGTTCAGCCCAACGCCAACTACCAGAACAACATCACTCAGCTGAACAACGAGAACCTGAAGAAGTCGCAGTCGTGCGCTAACCTGTCCAGCTTCACCCAGGATCAGAGCACTCCGGCTCTCACCAAGAGCTCCAACACCAACACCTCGTCCGTAAAGAAGGCGCCTCTGGCCAACTCCAACGTGGTCCCTGGGACCCCCAAGAGGGTGATCGTCCAGGCCTCCACCAGCGAGCTCCTGCGCTGCCTCGGGGAGTTCCTGTGCCGGCGCTGCTACCGGCTCAAGCACTTGTCCCCGACTGACCCGGTGCTGTGGCTGCGCAGCGTGGATCGCTCCCTGCTTTTGCAAGGGTGGCAGGACCAGGGGTTCATCACCCCGGCTAACGTGGTGTTCGTCTACATGCTGTGCCGCGACGTGGTCTCCTCCGAGGTGGCGACGGAGCACGAGCTGCAGGCCGTGCTTCTCACCTGCCTCTATCTGTCCTACTCGTACATGGGCAACGAGATCTCCTACCCGCTGAAGCCGTTCTTAGTGGAGAGCTCCAAGGAGACCTTCTGGGACCGCTGCCTGTCCATCATCAACCTGATGAGCACAAAGATGCTCCAGATCAACTCCGACCCGCACTACTTCACTCAGGTGTTTGCCGACCTGAAGAACGAGagccagaaggaggaggagaggagccgcCTGCTTATTGGGCTGGACCGGTGA